The Fulvivirga ligni genome window below encodes:
- a CDS encoding WG repeat-containing protein produces the protein MRIFLFIIGCLVGYHQGWAQVGLSSRAMNQFEKGNYEKAFELVDKALEKDSALSAPYYTKSYFLFKTDSQYNHVDSAYAYVLKSERIFPLMEEDEREKHIKANIDSSHIAILKGGIDSLAYSRAAVLNTEESFIYFISHFLGARQTVEAIKNRNQIAFNKAREINSYESYKQFMNTYPDAIQVPEASRRYERLFYDISTKDGHLESYVSFLEKNPDTPYRKDAENNIYEIVTADNSPESYFSFIQRFNKSGLRNKAIAFLYHILKERGDELPSSLMNDSLKYTHKLEDKVLFPIRENGKYGFMDADGELILSPLLEDLGPEMLCGGIISGVYAGQDQLFGLNNRSIYQGAFDSWADLGMGLLKVEKDNKYGLVQKGGFKVLPISFPQIRILNGEFILYKKGQFWGLSTFSGRMITKPLFTDIVRYGPFYVFENGTKYSVKNRSQLLGVANNVPTYFDMKYDDYDVINDKYIWLYNGDDEAVLNEKLEEIIPFNGYKIKALDKGYLIEEQAKSYLLNEAFRPIDKEPAERAVVNKKWVGLYHSGLWSLYDINNERIAGHDQDSLRLLGNNFAAVYHKDSLVLHTAGTSVLLKSTNQLSLIAAVDSLEYVLVDNGRSKSILNAEGKEIYSGSFNEVKTVGGNMLIVSKNNKGLISSTGESLLPFVYEAIGNYNNGYLSLLRNQKFGLYGKDKKLLIHAQYDKNIKPYNQELFVVERNDGYGFITKENKRLSEFGYEKVQFWSDSVAIVKKDFNWLLYNIYIDKVVDENIKSIHIVSKDSVETVAIFLKETGYGVYSSVRGEVVPPTFNDIINVGTKAKPVYFTEKHIEEAEYYIVIYYNSKGELIYKQVYEDDEYVKIYCDN, from the coding sequence ATGCGGATATTTCTGTTTATTATAGGTTGTCTGGTTGGATATCATCAGGGGTGGGCACAGGTTGGTTTAAGTAGCAGAGCCATGAATCAGTTCGAGAAGGGTAATTATGAAAAAGCCTTTGAACTGGTAGATAAAGCTTTAGAAAAGGATAGTGCACTTAGTGCGCCTTACTATACTAAATCATACTTTTTATTTAAGACGGATTCTCAATATAACCATGTAGATTCTGCATACGCCTATGTGCTTAAAAGTGAACGGATTTTTCCTCTCATGGAGGAAGATGAACGGGAGAAGCATATCAAGGCTAATATAGATAGCAGCCACATTGCTATACTAAAGGGTGGTATTGATAGTTTGGCATATAGCCGAGCAGCCGTTCTCAATACGGAAGAGTCTTTTATTTATTTCATTAGTCATTTCTTAGGAGCCAGGCAGACTGTTGAGGCTATTAAAAATAGGAATCAGATTGCTTTTAATAAGGCTCGCGAAATTAACTCATACGAGAGTTACAAGCAGTTTATGAATACCTATCCTGATGCCATTCAGGTGCCGGAAGCCAGTAGAAGGTATGAGCGCTTATTCTATGACATTAGTACTAAAGATGGTCATTTAGAAAGTTATGTCAGCTTTTTAGAGAAAAATCCTGATACACCCTACCGCAAGGATGCTGAAAATAATATCTATGAAATAGTTACTGCTGATAATAGCCCAGAATCATACTTCTCATTCATTCAGAGGTTTAATAAGAGTGGTTTAAGAAATAAGGCGATTGCCTTTTTATATCATATTCTCAAAGAGAGAGGAGATGAACTGCCCTCATCTTTAATGAATGACTCTTTAAAGTATACTCACAAGTTAGAGGATAAGGTTTTGTTTCCGATTAGGGAAAATGGAAAGTATGGATTTATGGATGCGGATGGTGAATTAATTTTAAGTCCGTTGCTTGAAGATTTGGGACCAGAAATGTTATGCGGTGGGATAATTTCTGGTGTTTATGCCGGTCAGGATCAGCTCTTTGGTTTGAATAACAGGTCCATTTATCAAGGTGCTTTTGATAGTTGGGCAGATCTGGGAATGGGCCTTTTAAAGGTAGAAAAGGATAATAAATATGGGTTGGTTCAGAAGGGTGGCTTTAAAGTTTTACCGATAAGCTTTCCCCAAATAAGGATTTTAAACGGAGAGTTTATTCTTTATAAAAAAGGACAATTCTGGGGACTAAGTACTTTTTCCGGAAGGATGATTACGAAGCCTTTATTTACTGATATTGTGCGGTATGGTCCATTTTATGTTTTTGAAAATGGTACCAAATACTCAGTGAAAAATAGATCTCAATTATTAGGCGTTGCCAATAATGTGCCTACGTATTTTGATATGAAATATGATGACTACGATGTAATCAATGATAAATATATATGGCTGTATAATGGAGATGATGAGGCTGTTTTAAATGAAAAATTAGAGGAGATAATACCTTTTAATGGCTATAAGATAAAAGCATTGGATAAGGGGTATTTGATAGAGGAACAGGCTAAAAGCTATTTGTTAAATGAAGCTTTTAGACCCATTGATAAGGAGCCTGCTGAGCGGGCTGTAGTGAATAAAAAATGGGTGGGTTTATATCATAGTGGCTTATGGTCATTATATGATATAAATAATGAGAGAATTGCCGGACATGATCAGGATTCTCTAAGACTGTTAGGAAATAATTTTGCGGCCGTATATCATAAAGACTCTCTTGTTTTGCATACGGCAGGCACATCTGTTTTGCTTAAGTCAACTAATCAATTGAGTTTAATTGCCGCTGTAGATTCTCTGGAATATGTTTTAGTTGATAATGGTAGGAGTAAGAGCATATTAAATGCTGAAGGTAAAGAGATTTATAGTGGGAGCTTTAATGAAGTTAAAACAGTGGGAGGTAATATGCTTATCGTTTCAAAGAACAATAAGGGATTAATCTCCAGCACTGGCGAGTCTTTGTTGCCTTTCGTTTATGAAGCTATTGGTAATTATAATAACGGCTATCTTTCCCTTTTAAGAAATCAGAAGTTTGGACTTTATGGAAAAGATAAAAAGCTGCTTATTCATGCGCAATATGATAAAAATATAAAGCCCTACAATCAGGAGCTATTTGTAGTAGAAAGAAATGATGGCTATGGGTTTATCACCAAGGAGAACAAGCGCCTGAGTGAGTTTGGTTATGAGAAGGTTCAATTTTGGAGTGATAGCGTGGCTATAGTGAAGAAAGATTTCAATTGGCTACTTTATAATATTTATATTGATAAAGTAGTGGATGAAAACATCAAATCCATTCACATTGTAAGCAAAGATTCAGTTGAAACTGTGGCAATTTTTCTGAAAGAAACCGGATACGGTGTTTACAGTAGCGTAAGAGGTGAAGTAGTACCGCCTACATTCAATGATATTATCAATGTAGGTACAAAAGCTAAGCCGGTATATTTTACTGAGAAGCACATTGAGGAGGCTGAGTATTACATCGTTATATATTATAATTCGAAAGGAGAATTGATATATAAGCAGGTCTATGAAGATGATGAATATGTTAAAATTTACTGTGATAACTAA
- a CDS encoding response regulator, with amino-acid sequence MKTKEKMKVFVVDDDIFRTYLYEQHLVNLGFKEVSIYHTGTSCLNALTEEPDIIFLDYHMDDLNGLEVLQKIKRFNPNIYVVLISGQQSMEVAVKSLKIGAFDYIIKEEEELNKIEEVVEKIIKVNKLLHTKNNPKPNRVHSLAGIVLIAAIVCGMVYQFLH; translated from the coding sequence ATGAAGACAAAAGAGAAGATGAAAGTATTTGTTGTAGACGATGATATTTTCAGAACATATTTATACGAACAGCATCTGGTAAATCTCGGCTTTAAAGAGGTTAGCATCTACCACACTGGGACCAGCTGTCTCAACGCACTTACAGAGGAGCCCGATATTATATTCCTTGACTATCACATGGATGATCTGAATGGCCTTGAAGTGCTGCAAAAAATCAAAAGATTCAATCCTAATATTTATGTGGTTTTAATCAGTGGACAGCAATCTATGGAGGTGGCAGTTAAATCTTTAAAGATCGGGGCCTTCGATTATATAATTAAAGAAGAGGAAGAACTCAATAAGATTGAAGAAGTGGTTGAAAAGATCATTAAAGTGAACAAGCTACTTCACACCAAGAATAACCCAAAACCAAATCGTGTACATTCTCTAGCAGGCATTGTATTGATAGCAGCTATTGTATGCGGCATGGTATACCAGTTTTTACATTAG
- a CDS encoding polysaccharide biosynthesis/export family protein gives MQTNYHILLIIFMPLFLGSCTQNLFNNKSEGIDPIFHQQEEIIYNIKKDDKISISIWGHDDLGVGSIYGIYNSNEVYGKWLMVDQNGFIDVPKLGQFQILGLTVREAEITLTEKFSKWIKDPIINVKVLNKEITVLGEFMSPGKIQIQKDENKLIDLLGSAGDFDYYADKSDVQVIRQVGEETYIAHVDLTTMEDYHLKNITLIPGDVIYAPARKGKAFDKKITTLIPIGSAVSTLAIIASFILEP, from the coding sequence ATGCAAACCAACTACCACATATTACTCATTATATTCATGCCCTTATTTTTAGGTTCATGCACTCAGAACCTATTCAATAATAAGTCAGAAGGCATTGATCCAATATTCCATCAGCAGGAAGAAATCATCTATAATATAAAAAAGGATGACAAAATAAGCATAAGCATCTGGGGGCACGATGATCTTGGAGTGGGTTCTATTTATGGTATTTACAACTCTAACGAAGTATATGGCAAATGGCTCATGGTAGACCAAAATGGTTTTATTGATGTGCCTAAGCTAGGCCAATTTCAAATACTTGGATTAACTGTAAGAGAAGCTGAGATAACATTAACTGAAAAATTTAGCAAGTGGATAAAAGATCCAATCATTAATGTTAAAGTGCTGAATAAAGAAATTACAGTATTGGGCGAGTTCATGTCACCCGGCAAAATCCAGATCCAAAAAGATGAAAATAAGCTAATTGACCTTCTTGGTTCAGCAGGCGATTTTGATTACTACGCAGACAAATCTGATGTACAGGTAATAAGACAAGTAGGTGAAGAGACCTACATTGCTCATGTGGATCTTACCACTATGGAAGATTACCATCTAAAAAATATTACGCTCATTCCTGGAGACGTGATCTACGCTCCGGCCAGAAAAGGTAAAGCCTTTGATAAGAAAATCACTACTCTGATTCCAATAGGGTCAGCTGTTAGCACATTAGCCATCATTGCAAGTTTTATACTGGAACCATGA